In Planifilum fimeticola, one genomic interval encodes:
- a CDS encoding DinB family protein has translation MHHDLEPAPGMAPIVGLLYATVEDTYRRLRQRVEGMSQEELDDKGPFGDLNSTGQLIRHLAVVDLHWVYRLRGEPVPRDLQEAYGPMFDRQGKIPAVSGVPLEELLESYDRVQTWFRDVCLELTDEDLDRVVDYEDGKTATIRWGIWHIADHSRYHQAQIAWLRKWWRQGRNKG, from the coding sequence ATGCATCACGACCTGGAACCGGCCCCGGGGATGGCCCCGATCGTCGGCCTCCTTTACGCAACCGTGGAGGATACATATCGGAGGCTGAGACAACGGGTGGAGGGGATGTCCCAGGAGGAACTGGACGATAAGGGACCCTTCGGGGACCTCAACAGCACGGGGCAGTTGATCCGTCACTTGGCGGTGGTCGATCTCCATTGGGTTTACCGCCTCCGGGGAGAACCGGTTCCCCGGGACTTGCAGGAAGCCTACGGTCCCATGTTCGACCGGCAGGGGAAGATTCCTGCCGTGTCCGGGGTGCCCCTGGAAGAACTGCTGGAGTCCTACGACCGGGTTCAGACATGGTTCCGGGACGTATGCCTTGAGCTGACCGACGAGGACCTGGACCGGGTGGTCGATTATGAAGACGGGAAAACGGCCACCATCCGCTGGGGAATCTGGCACATCGCCGACCACAGCCGTTACCATCAGGCCCAAATCGCCTGGCTTCGGAAATGGTGGCGTCAAGGGAGGAACAAGGGATGA
- a CDS encoding NUDIX hydrolase, producing the protein MYISELRKRIGSLPIIVAGATVVVMNEKGEILFQRRSDSFDWGLPGGAMEPGETLEETARRELKEETGLDAGALQLLGVFSGPRYYYRYPNGDEVYNVIALYRARQVRGTLQISDNESIDLRFFGKDRLPRLEKRAAALLEECGEQIWLKKDP; encoded by the coding sequence ATGTATATCTCGGAGCTCCGTAAAAGAATCGGCAGCCTTCCGATCATCGTCGCGGGCGCCACCGTGGTGGTGATGAACGAAAAAGGGGAGATCCTGTTTCAGCGCCGCTCCGACTCCTTCGACTGGGGTCTCCCCGGCGGCGCCATGGAACCCGGGGAAACCCTGGAAGAGACCGCCCGGCGCGAATTGAAGGAAGAGACCGGATTGGACGCCGGTGCGCTTCAACTCTTGGGCGTGTTCTCCGGCCCCCGGTATTATTATCGGTACCCCAACGGGGATGAAGTCTACAATGTCATCGCGCTGTACCGGGCTCGACAGGTCCGCGGAACGCTCCAGATCTCCGACAATGAAAGCATCGACCTCCGATTTTTCGGAAAGGACCGCCTGCCCCGGCTGGAAAAGCGGGCCGCAGCGCTGTTGGAGGAGTGTGGTGAACAAATATGGCTAAAGAAGGACCCTTAA
- a CDS encoding class I SAM-dependent methyltransferase: protein MAVKTPKGYKGIGMNGVIATWYARNTKKSIEEYKRDAQKVAERLSGGEEILELAPGPGYLSIELAKLGNFRITGLDISETFVEIARENAREAGVNIDFRRGDASRMPFEENAFDFIVCRAAFKNFSRPVAALDEMHRVLKPGGRALILDLRGDVSREAVEKHVREDLGLSGINRLMTRWAFEFMLIKRAYTKEAFEQLVSKSRFKTCDIHESAISLEVWLQK, encoded by the coding sequence ATGGCTGTAAAAACCCCGAAGGGGTACAAAGGAATCGGCATGAACGGCGTGATCGCCACGTGGTATGCCCGCAATACCAAGAAGAGCATCGAGGAATACAAAAGGGACGCCCAAAAGGTTGCGGAAAGGCTGTCGGGCGGGGAGGAGATCCTCGAACTGGCTCCGGGACCGGGATACTTGTCCATCGAGTTGGCGAAGCTCGGCAATTTTCGCATCACCGGTTTGGATATCAGCGAGACGTTTGTGGAAATCGCCCGGGAGAATGCCCGGGAGGCGGGAGTGAATATCGACTTCCGCCGCGGGGACGCCTCCCGAATGCCCTTTGAGGAAAACGCCTTTGATTTCATCGTGTGCCGGGCGGCCTTCAAAAACTTTTCCCGGCCGGTCGCTGCCCTGGACGAGATGCACCGTGTGCTGAAGCCCGGGGGCAGGGCGCTGATCCTGGATTTGCGGGGGGACGTTTCCCGGGAAGCCGTCGAAAAGCATGTGAGGGAAGATTTGGGGCTGAGCGGAATCAACCGGCTCATGACCCGATGGGCCTTCGAGTTCATGCTCATCAAACGGGCCTATACCAAAGAGGCCTTCGAGCAGTTGGTCTCGAAGAGCCGATTCAAGACCTGCGACATTCATGAAAGTGCAATCAGCCTGGAGGTTTGGCTTCAAAAGTGA
- a CDS encoding PadR family transcriptional regulator, with product MTSKINTMARSFQRSPLALAILVLLAEEPMHPYRMQQLIKERGKDLVINVQRRASLYQTIQRLLRAGLIAVKETSREENRPERTVYELTEQGLETARDWLTSMLSKPKEEFPEFPAALSLLPLLEVGEVLRCLEEREAALAEKLSSLDTILREAGAVLPRLFLLEIEYLHAMLKTEVNWVRSLIDDMRSGRITWDREWLRGYADSGGGDD from the coding sequence ATGACTAGTAAAATAAATACTATGGCACGGTCATTTCAACGTTCACCCTTGGCATTGGCCATCCTCGTGCTCCTTGCGGAGGAACCCATGCATCCTTACCGAATGCAACAGCTGATCAAGGAACGCGGCAAGGATCTGGTCATCAATGTTCAACGGAGGGCCAGCCTCTACCAAACCATCCAGCGGTTGCTCCGGGCCGGTCTCATTGCGGTCAAGGAGACTTCCCGGGAAGAGAACCGACCGGAACGGACCGTTTATGAGTTGACCGAACAGGGTCTCGAAACGGCCCGGGATTGGCTTACGAGCATGCTTTCCAAGCCGAAGGAGGAGTTTCCCGAATTTCCGGCGGCTCTCTCCCTCCTTCCCCTGCTGGAGGTTGGCGAAGTTCTGCGCTGCCTGGAGGAGCGGGAGGCTGCCCTCGCCGAAAAGTTGTCCTCCCTCGATACAATCCTTCGCGAGGCGGGGGCCGTTTTGCCCAGACTGTTTTTGTTGGAGATCGAATATCTGCACGCCATGCTGAAGACGGAGGTGAACTGGGTCCGATCCCTGATCGACGATATGCGCTCCGGCCGGATCACCTGGGACCGTGAATGGCTCCGGGGGTATGCGGATTCCGGGGGAGGGGATGACTAA
- a CDS encoding VOC family protein translates to MKVKGFNHVTIRVSDLEKSLGFYRDLLGMKLVHRGKTDAYLEWGTAWVALVEKKAQAGDQGGDSGFGVDHVAFSIDEEDFDEAARRLEESGVPIVRGPVRRGVGRSINFLDPDGTQLELHTSNLQERMTVWS, encoded by the coding sequence GTGAAAGTGAAAGGTTTCAATCACGTGACGATTCGCGTGTCGGATCTGGAGAAATCCCTGGGTTTCTACCGGGATCTGCTCGGGATGAAGCTGGTTCACCGGGGAAAGACCGATGCCTACCTGGAATGGGGGACGGCCTGGGTCGCCCTGGTGGAGAAGAAGGCGCAGGCCGGGGATCAAGGCGGGGATTCCGGCTTCGGCGTCGATCACGTCGCCTTCTCCATCGATGAAGAGGACTTCGATGAGGCGGCCCGCCGGCTGGAGGAGTCCGGGGTTCCCATCGTTCGGGGACCCGTGCGCCGGGGTGTCGGACGTTCCATCAACTTTTTGGATCCCGACGGCACTCAGCTGGAGCTGCACACCAGCAATTTGCAGGAGCGGATGACGGTCTGGTCGTGA
- a CDS encoding DUF3891 family protein — MIVRQQGNRFVLFRQHDHALVSADFALRLKEIDRFHPSAVFAIAMHDVGWRPLDRELLWNEEEDKPYSFMDYPLEPKLPAYKAGIERVEAEDPYAGCLCSMHYASFFEGVSDPAAIRFREEELTRQERLKTGMNPEERDGLERALHLLKFCDYLSLFICLNEPGQNTFPWFREGLDYFGRKLLPVWEGTRRLRLSPNPFRQPFTVTIPYQVVNAAREPEEEGQLSIDVVC; from the coding sequence GTGATTGTTCGGCAACAGGGGAATCGGTTCGTTCTGTTCCGCCAGCACGACCATGCCCTGGTTTCCGCCGATTTTGCGCTGCGCCTGAAGGAGATCGACCGATTCCACCCGTCTGCGGTCTTTGCCATCGCCATGCATGATGTGGGTTGGCGGCCTCTGGACCGGGAACTGTTGTGGAACGAGGAGGAAGACAAGCCCTACTCCTTCATGGACTATCCGCTCGAGCCCAAATTGCCCGCCTACAAAGCCGGGATCGAACGGGTGGAGGCGGAGGATCCGTACGCCGGCTGTCTGTGCAGCATGCATTATGCCTCTTTTTTTGAGGGGGTTTCGGACCCGGCGGCGATCCGTTTTCGGGAGGAGGAGCTGACCAGGCAGGAACGGTTGAAGACAGGGATGAATCCCGAAGAGCGGGACGGACTGGAGCGGGCACTGCATCTCCTCAAGTTCTGCGATTACCTTTCCCTGTTCATCTGCCTGAACGAGCCGGGCCAAAACACCTTCCCCTGGTTCCGGGAAGGCCTGGATTATTTCGGTCGGAAGCTGCTTCCGGTCTGGGAAGGAACCCGGCGGTTGCGCCTGTCTCCCAATCCCTTCCGGCAGCCCTTCACCGTCACGATTCCCTATCAGGTCGTCAATGCGGCGCGGGAACCGGAGGAGGAGGGACAGCTGTCCATCGACGTGGTTTGCTGA
- a CDS encoding DinB family protein, whose product MSERNAVQALVDEHERVLRHLMAMMNRWPGDALDRPVKDFGTVRDLMVHIVDSLFAYFQWVREKLELEENVSPPLTREALNRLHSPADWERAISLSLPYCREATAGVCDDDLGRAFPASWNEREIYMVEQMLEHAIVHVWRHVRQLEGLGL is encoded by the coding sequence ATGTCCGAAAGAAACGCCGTACAAGCCCTCGTGGACGAACACGAGCGGGTGCTGCGCCATCTGATGGCCATGATGAACCGCTGGCCGGGCGACGCGTTGGATCGGCCGGTGAAGGATTTCGGAACGGTCCGCGATTTGATGGTACATATCGTCGACAGCCTGTTTGCTTACTTCCAGTGGGTGAGGGAAAAGCTGGAACTGGAGGAGAACGTCTCTCCGCCCCTGACGCGGGAGGCGCTGAACCGCCTTCACTCCCCGGCGGATTGGGAAAGGGCGATCTCCCTGAGCCTGCCGTATTGCCGGGAGGCGACCGCCGGTGTTTGCGACGACGATCTGGGGAGGGCGTTTCCCGCTTCCTGGAACGAGAGGGAAATCTATATGGTGGAACAGATGCTGGAGCACGCCATCGTTCACGTGTGGAGACACGTTCGTCAGCTGGAGGGTCTGGGGTTGTGA
- a CDS encoding RNA polymerase sigma-70 factor, with protein MERSQLDEVRALYREHRPLLFSLAYRMLGIVSDAEDVVQDVFSHLNDVNLSSIANKKAYLCKMITNRCLDVLKSARKKRETYVGHWLPEPLPCDLREGGEDPQQSMVHREMVSYAVLALFQQLNPVERAVFFLREAFAFDYGEIASMLNKTAANCRKIHSRAKAKIAMEQSRRLHEPENTDAVVTAFLKAARSGEVEPFARLLAEDAVLYSDGGGRVPAAIRPIETRERILRFLFGLVRKAEEMALSLEMRPIRINGETGVIIRNQEEIFGIMAFQLRGGRAASVFLLRNPEKLKPLSRN; from the coding sequence ATGGAACGCAGCCAGCTTGATGAAGTGAGGGCTTTGTATCGGGAGCACCGCCCGCTTTTGTTCTCCTTGGCCTATCGCATGCTGGGCATCGTTTCCGATGCGGAGGATGTGGTTCAGGACGTCTTTTCCCACCTGAACGACGTCAACCTTTCGTCGATCGCCAACAAAAAGGCGTATCTGTGCAAAATGATTACGAATCGCTGCCTGGACGTGTTGAAATCGGCACGAAAGAAACGGGAGACGTACGTCGGCCACTGGCTTCCGGAACCCCTGCCGTGCGATTTGCGGGAAGGCGGAGAGGATCCGCAGCAATCGATGGTTCACAGGGAGATGGTTTCCTACGCCGTGCTCGCGCTCTTTCAACAACTCAACCCGGTGGAACGGGCGGTGTTTTTCCTGCGGGAAGCCTTCGCCTTCGATTACGGGGAGATCGCCTCGATGCTGAACAAAACGGCGGCAAACTGCCGAAAGATTCACAGCCGGGCCAAGGCGAAGATCGCAATGGAACAAAGCCGTCGCCTGCATGAACCGGAAAACACCGATGCCGTCGTGACCGCCTTTTTGAAGGCGGCAAGGAGCGGTGAGGTGGAACCCTTCGCCCGACTTCTGGCGGAAGACGCCGTCCTCTACTCCGACGGCGGGGGCCGCGTGCCGGCCGCGATCCGCCCGATCGAAACCCGCGAACGCATCCTGCGATTTCTTTTCGGCCTTGTCCGCAAGGCGGAGGAGATGGCCCTTTCGCTGGAAATGCGGCCGATCCGGATCAACGGCGAAACGGGCGTCATCATCCGCAACCAGGAGGAGATTTTCGGGATCATGGCTTTTCAATTGCGCGGCGGACGCGCGGCATCCGTCTTTCTGCTTCGCAATCCGGAGAAGTTAAAACCGCTTTCGCGGAATTGA
- a CDS encoding NAD(P)/FAD-dependent oxidoreductase gives MNQKTILVVGGGYAGLSVVDSLRKTFRERIGKSIRLVLLDKEPYHFKKVRLVQAPREKGVPLRVPFSAFGWDDVERLQGELTGVEPDRGRAIYTRPDGKTDTISFDRLVLAVGSVVRHPPEGSEGFALRNMEDAEALRDTLRRVGQRASPSGRKSEPLCAAVVGGGITGIETAAELAYRLREEAVAHGMEEDRVLVRLIDAGQYLFPEAGRRVAHRLEKRLKRMGVEVLHGVKALRCNEGIVHLDNGKTIPAQLCVWALGVEPNPLLRRLGLPLHDDGRLLVDPWYRVKGHETLYAIGDCARVTDPKTGKPNGMTCKEGIVQARRLAEIIRAQMDGLSAPAHTSFPSLCCIGLGPKDGFIWARKWGVDFILTGHLGMKVREYTWNAASLMK, from the coding sequence GTGAATCAGAAGACGATCCTTGTGGTCGGTGGCGGGTATGCCGGGTTGTCTGTCGTCGACTCGCTGCGGAAGACGTTCAGGGAACGGATCGGGAAATCGATCCGGCTGGTTCTGTTGGATAAAGAGCCCTATCATTTCAAAAAGGTGCGGCTCGTGCAAGCGCCGAGGGAGAAAGGAGTTCCCCTTCGCGTTCCCTTCTCCGCCTTTGGCTGGGACGACGTGGAGCGGTTGCAGGGTGAACTCACCGGTGTGGAACCGGATCGCGGGCGCGCCATCTACACTCGGCCCGATGGGAAGACAGATACCATTTCCTTCGACCGCCTCGTGCTCGCCGTGGGCAGTGTCGTGCGCCATCCGCCGGAGGGCAGCGAAGGGTTTGCCCTGCGGAATATGGAGGATGCGGAAGCATTGCGCGATACCCTTCGTCGGGTCGGTCAAAGAGCGTCCCCGTCCGGCAGGAAGTCGGAACCGTTGTGTGCGGCCGTGGTCGGCGGCGGGATCACCGGCATTGAGACGGCGGCGGAACTGGCATACCGGCTGCGCGAGGAAGCGGTGGCGCACGGCATGGAGGAGGACCGGGTGCTTGTCCGCCTGATCGATGCGGGTCAATACCTCTTCCCGGAAGCCGGCCGGCGGGTTGCCCATCGCCTGGAAAAACGCCTCAAGCGGATGGGAGTGGAGGTTCTCCACGGGGTCAAAGCGTTGAGATGCAACGAGGGGATCGTGCATCTCGACAACGGGAAGACGATTCCCGCACAGCTCTGCGTCTGGGCGCTGGGGGTGGAACCCAATCCCCTCTTGCGCCGTCTGGGCCTTCCCCTGCACGATGACGGACGGTTGCTGGTCGATCCGTGGTACCGCGTGAAAGGGCATGAGACCCTTTATGCCATCGGTGATTGCGCCAGAGTGACCGATCCGAAGACCGGCAAACCCAACGGAATGACCTGTAAAGAGGGGATTGTGCAGGCTAGGCGCCTGGCCGAAATTATCCGCGCCCAGATGGACGGCTTGTCCGCACCCGCCCACACCAGCTTTCCTTCGCTTTGTTGCATCGGCCTGGGGCCGAAGGACGGATTTATCTGGGCGCGCAAATGGGGGGTCGATTTCATATTGACCGGCCATCTCGGAATGAAAGTAAGGGAATACACATGGAACGCAGCCAGCTTGATGAAGTGA
- a CDS encoding ABC transporter permease, with protein MNRRLPIWDHPVLNKEFRQRMRIARTPWIIFLYLGIAGTLIFAYMFLIAHPAGVFHPEGSRFLFIGLSIIQLVLLAFVVPGLTAGVISGERERQTLSVLLTMPLSSGGIILSKWIAALAFVILLILSSLPLYASVFLFGGVSPAELLYTIVHLLVTVCFWGALGVFFSTLIRRTGVAMVTTYCTVAMIMVFLPVALYFINQFYERFVDRPPSPSPLVVELLPGLHPVMTQLSVFYGEMAGMDGGIDIYWMYVAVYAVLSAVLLIAASHLLSPVRRKKKSSSPGSPEGDS; from the coding sequence ATGAACCGACGGTTGCCAATCTGGGATCACCCGGTACTGAACAAGGAATTCCGCCAGCGGATGCGGATTGCCCGCACCCCCTGGATCATATTCCTTTATTTAGGCATTGCGGGGACGCTGATTTTCGCCTACATGTTTCTGATCGCCCATCCCGCCGGTGTCTTCCATCCGGAGGGGTCCCGGTTTCTGTTCATCGGTTTGTCGATAATCCAGCTGGTTCTCCTCGCCTTCGTCGTTCCCGGATTGACCGCGGGGGTGATCAGCGGGGAGCGGGAGCGGCAGACCCTTTCCGTGCTTCTGACCATGCCCCTTTCATCGGGCGGGATTATTCTCAGCAAGTGGATTGCCGCCCTCGCCTTCGTGATCCTGTTGATCCTGTCCTCTCTCCCCCTATACGCCTCCGTTTTTCTGTTCGGGGGCGTATCTCCGGCGGAGCTCCTTTACACCATCGTCCATCTGCTGGTTACGGTGTGCTTTTGGGGAGCGCTCGGCGTTTTTTTTTCCACCTTGATCCGTCGGACGGGAGTGGCGATGGTGACCACCTACTGCACCGTGGCGATGATCATGGTCTTCCTTCCCGTGGCGCTGTATTTCATCAACCAATTTTACGAGCGGTTTGTGGATCGGCCCCCTTCGCCTTCTCCGCTGGTCGTCGAACTGTTGCCCGGCCTGCACCCCGTCATGACGCAACTGTCGGTTTTTTACGGTGAAATGGCGGGGATGGACGGGGGGATCGACATCTATTGGATGTATGTGGCGGTCTATGCGGTTCTTTCCGCTGTGTTGCTCATCGCCGCCTCTCACTTGCTTTCCCCCGTCCGCCGGAAGAAGAAGAGTTCATCTCCGGGTTCCCCGGAAGGGGACTCTTGA
- a CDS encoding ABC transporter ATP-binding protein produces MIRTENLSKRFGDVVAVKDLNLEVRKGTAYGFIGPNGAGKSTTMAMLATLLEPSEGRAWIGGWEVTEHPDEVRRLIGYMPDFFGVYDRLTAEEYLAFFAAGYGIDPSRREGIISRLLELVNLADKRDAYVDDLSRGMKQRLGLARCLVHDPELLILDEPASGLDPRARIELRSVLRELKSMGKTIFISSHILPELADFCDAIGVMERGKLVAAGDVREITGRIKGGRTVEIHLLEDAERAAKRLEGEQGVTSLRVDGRKLTVGLEGDERRQAELLSLLIAEGIPVYRFEEISTDIEDVFLKITGTGEEGSP; encoded by the coding sequence ATGATCCGCACGGAGAACCTTTCCAAGCGATTCGGAGATGTGGTGGCGGTCAAAGACCTCAACCTGGAAGTGCGTAAAGGGACGGCCTACGGGTTTATCGGTCCGAACGGGGCCGGCAAGTCGACCACCATGGCCATGTTGGCCACACTGCTTGAACCGAGCGAAGGGAGAGCCTGGATCGGCGGATGGGAGGTGACGGAGCATCCCGACGAGGTGCGGCGCCTCATCGGGTACATGCCCGATTTTTTCGGGGTATACGATCGGTTGACCGCCGAGGAATACCTGGCTTTTTTCGCCGCCGGCTACGGAATCGACCCTTCCCGGCGCGAGGGAATCATCTCCCGGCTGCTGGAGCTGGTCAACTTGGCGGACAAAAGGGACGCCTATGTGGATGACCTCTCCCGCGGGATGAAGCAGCGGCTGGGATTGGCCCGCTGCCTGGTCCACGATCCTGAGCTCCTCATTCTGGATGAGCCGGCCTCCGGTCTGGATCCCCGGGCCCGGATCGAACTTCGGTCCGTCCTGCGGGAATTGAAGTCGATGGGCAAGACGATCTTCATCAGCTCCCACATCTTGCCGGAGCTGGCCGATTTCTGCGATGCCATCGGCGTGATGGAGCGGGGAAAGCTGGTGGCTGCAGGGGATGTCCGGGAGATCACGGGCCGGATCAAAGGGGGGCGGACGGTGGAGATCCATTTGTTGGAGGACGCGGAACGGGCCGCAAAGCGGTTGGAAGGGGAGCAAGGGGTCACTTCCCTCCGGGTGGATGGGCGCAAACTGACGGTGGGGCTGGAGGGGGATGAGCGAAGACAGGCGGAGCTCCTATCCCTTTTGATCGCCGAAGGCATTCCCGTGTACCGGTTTGAGGAGATCTCCACCGACATCGAGGATGTCTTTTTGAAAATCACGGGAACCGGGGAGGAGGGGAGTCCATGA